A stretch of DNA from Cryptomeria japonica chromosome 4, Sugi_1.0, whole genome shotgun sequence:
AATAGGTGAGGCTTGGAAATCAGCTTGACAGTTGTCGATTGCAGCGTGAATTTGGTGTTGAGAGGCTCCTTGCTGATTTGTTCCTCTTTGTGCAAGGGTACGTTGTGGATAATTTGAGGCATAATGACTTCCTCCACAATTGTAACACCCGTCCCTAGGTCCGGAATGGCCACCTGACCTACCTCTGTCCAAGTTCTGTCGGGCATTGAAGTTGGTGTTACTATTTGCTCTCTTGTTACCATACTGATTCACTCTTCCTCTTTCCTGAgtgttgggtcccctcttaagattCCTTATTTGTCGATTGTTGTCGTTGTTTTTCCTTTGGAAATTCCTATTTCCAAAATTCGGTCTGTTATTCACATTTTTATGGAAGTTCCCCAACTACTGCAACTTATGTTCTTGCTTGGTTGCTTTCTCAAATACCTCTTCCATAGTCAGTGGATTATGAATATCCACTTCTTCTCCAATATGATTTCTCAAACCCAAGATGAACTTTCGGATGCGAAATCGCTCATCCATCTGATATTGTGGAACATACTTAAGGGGGTTGGTAAACTTCTCCCAGTATTGAGTTACCAACATGCCACCTTGTGTTAGGTTTTGAAATTCAGTCATCTTCTTATCGAAGAATAAAtgaggaagccacctcttcctaaaGGATTGCAAGAGTAATTCCCAAGTGATATCTCTTGGTTGCAACTTTCTTTCAGACTATTCATTatcccaccaagtagcagcttcGCCAGAAAGATGGTAAGTAGCCCAAACTACCTTGTTTCATTGGACATGTTGCGGAgaccaaaatacttttccatttctatCACCCATGCCTTTGCACCATCACCAATAttttttccatcaaactttggtggGGCTATTCTTTTCAAGTCCTTAGCCAGCTCTTCTTCAATCCTTGCTTGGTTATCGAGTTGTTCTTCAACCCTTGGAGCTTCATGTTGGACTTCTCCAACCCTTCGAACCTTCTGCTCGATTTCATTCATTCTGGCACTTTGTTAGTTCAGTAAATCAAGGATTTGGTCCATTCTTTCATTTCCATTACTAGACCCAGCCCTTGTGGTCCTTGCGCCCATTGTTATTCAACAATTTTTGCATCAGGGAAATGTTAATATTTCTTAGCGAAAAGAACAATATTTGAAAATTTATGATTTCCATAACTTCTATTTAATCAATGCTTCCTAAAATCTACCCTTACAATATAAATATAGAGATTAATATCCATATTTACTATTGGAAGGAAACAATATAGAACTATAATAAGACATAGTTAGATAATTTGCAAATCTATTTCATCCAAGTTTATAATATAAACTAAGGTCCAAAGTACATATTTATCATTGTAGGAATCATACAAAAACATAACATTCAACTCAAATTTATTATAGAAAGAAAGACATCTTTATTTATTGATAATAAAAGTGTTATTACATCACTCTTCTGGTGGAGTCATGGGAGTATATCCTTTGGATTCACTAGAACTTAGGGGGGTATAACCTTCAGACTCATCATCACTAAGTGGGGTATATCCCTCAGATTCATTATCACTGAGTGGGGTATATCCCTCATATTCATTATCACTAAGTGGAGAATATTCCTTTGACTCATCGGTGCTAATCACAGTTGGCCTAATTGGAGAATACTCTAACTCAGGCTCATTTTCCTCTATAAGGATAATCTTTTCATTAAGGGGTTCAGTAGGACCTACTCGTATCTCAACACTTTCTTTCTCTTCAGAAACTGATTTCACTATGGGAGGAACATTTTCCTCCTCACTGATCCATCCTCCACTTGGATGGTTATCCATAACAGGCATGCCAAGAGATATAGGATCCTTCTTGACCCTTAGATAGTGAGTATACCGAGCTACTGACTTACGAGCCATCTATTTTGTTCACACCATATCTATAAGTTTCAACACAAAACTATTATTTTCCATACTCAACTTGCGAAGTGActcataggtcctagtgttatacAACCTATGCTATGATACCAAACTTTAAAGACGTAAATTAATCTATaagacataatctactctttaatcataaataaactcatagATCAATTAGTAAGTCTATTTCATACATAATATAaaataagtttaataaattgataaAACAATCATAGATATCAAAGAGTTGAATACAATTTTCATATACAATGGAAGGTACAAATttctcattacatatcattataccCTACTTAGGCTTTCATATTGCCTTAAATAATATACAAACAGAAAGAAAGTGAGATACATCCATCGATCTCCAATCTGAATCGCTTCCTTTCAGCCCatcgaatgaagacgagaacaagattcaggcgctttttccgcccaacattgaagcttatgcttccctggaattcttggtcaatcaagaatacccaaccctgcgcgaattgttttaaccaaagaattcaaaagacaagagggaatctggtgcatgcctagatgatacaaacatttttatttttctaattcttataagaaacaagcattatcatgcaaggatatggtagagagcataaagtAAGGAATTCCATCTATTTAAATGGATAATTCAATTCATTACtcagccgagtataatgccatgcatagcaaaaataaatagttggaaaaaacaactattctctctaagattccatattcggcacccgtcgcggaaggtaactttctatacacaagcctatctaTAGCTTGGTTCTCACAAACAAGAATACATtttaagaatacaatcttttgactaaTTGGTATAACATCTTCCCTAtcactttcataaattaaacactatttCATTACTTTCACCTAAATGAATACAATCTTTCGTAATTTGATAAGCAAATATATTTTCATCAAAAATATTCGAATGAATACAAAGTAAGAAGAAGGTGTAACGCAAGTATGATTTTCTTTCATATAAATGAGTAAAAtttgagtacacattctttaaTTGAAAATCTATCCTAACCCATTGACATTATTCACTATTTTTAAACAATAAAATTGCATATCTTAACTATTTCAATATATATTCCACCTAATGATTTCTTTCTTTATCTATTCAAGGAATAATAAAACATATTCAATAAAACAAACAAAACATGGAATATCATAAATGAAATCTTATGCTACAACCATAGCTTTATTTCACAAACCTTCCTTATTGCAAAATAACCAAAATGAAATAAAGTTCCTACCTCCTTATGCTTGAGACTGGTTTGGAATGAACTCTTTCATGCCTCCTCTAAATTAGTCTACTTCTTCCTTGATGGCTCAAAAGTTCTCTCACAGATCTTCTATTCTCCTTTCATCTTTACTCTAAAACTGCTCTCTCTATAATTTTTCTTCTAACTTAATATCTTTCTATTTGCTCCACTTGCTATTTTCTATCTCTTTTTCCTCTTCTACCTATCGAACCAATGCCTGTATTTATTCTATATTTCCCTATGATATCTACTACGTCTAAGGCTCGGTTATTGTTATCAATTTGAAGACTTTTTTGCATTATCGATAGGTTTAAACCTTTAACTATTCCATGTCTTCCTTTTCCCATAGTGCTACCAGTTTAGCGATCTCTCTAGTCTACATGTCTTGGAGAGGTGGAAGGCTAAGTAATATCTTCTGCAGTGATCGACCTCGAATAGTGGAGAAATCGTTGGTCTTCTCCTCCATCATTGTGGAGTCTGCAATTTTCTAACTTAACTCCATGGATCATAAACAATCTGCAATTCTAATCTCCATGGCACCATGTGACTATTAACTCCTCCCTCCCGTAGTTACAAGCCATAGATCATGGAACGACTTCATGGCTATCACCGTGGAAACAAGGAGTCAATTGCAATCTTTTCTTGCAGAGAACACTACGTGCCACATCGACTACTGTCACCATGAGATATTGAAGTAATCTGTAGGTTTTATTTTGCCATGGCACTACGTGCCAAGTTGCCTTCCTCCCCCAGAGGTCGTGAGCCACCATGTGGAGGAGTTGACTACAGATCGACTATAGACTTCTAACAGTCGATAACCAACCTTGCATAAACTTTAATGTATATCGCCTAAACAAGTTATTATATTTAACAATATAAACAttgcatttaattattaaatgttaaataaaaagaaaacctaattaaaacttttaagatatttaataaattaataatatatataacttTCGATTTTATTTATAAAAAGGTTTAAAATAAATATGCTAATATGTACTTATAAACTATTACTTCGAATTAACATGATCATTTCATTCACTTTCAAATATAACATAACTTATAAACAATCATCGAATTTTATGCATATGAACTCCATACAATTACTTAATCGATGAGACCATAATACTCATTTCCAACGAGCAAAACAATAATCAACTTCATACTATTGAAATCATGTCGACATAAGTTTACATTCTAAATCATATTTAAATAAAAATGTTAAGTCACTAAGtaattaaccctaattttccaactTTCAGACATTTTCAAATATGAAATCAACATAACGACTAATTTTActcaaatcatttcaatttaaaaataaGCATTGATGACATCACAATTCAAACAATGATGCATTGACAAAGTCATATTTGCACAAACATtttttctattgtggtgtgtgagattcccctagTATACTGAAGTCATAAGTTAAAAACAACTCTACTCgagtcatgttctcgccttcaactTTGTTCACCTGTCCTTGCATCACCTGCACTCAATAATTCATTAGCACTGACGATCCCCAATTAAGATAATACTAGATATCGAATTACATATTACACgagtaaaatgcatacatcatttcctATTATTTGTATACAACTGAATTATCATCAAAATGAATGCTCATATatgtttcaatttcaattcataaattaaaaaatacattaTATCTCTTAATAATAGATTATCAAAAATACGGTTCGTGACACACCTATATATATACTAGCACGCGCCAAaccgcaaacaaacaatgcaaaccctgaaggttttcaacaaaatcccaaaaatcagccctCAACAATGAGTCGTCAACAATCAAACAGGGAACCTTGGTATCCTGACACgaccatgctgcaaaatgatgcctaattttcatAGACTAGACACAAAATGACacaggaaataaaaaaaaatttattgaatgtcttagggtttcaaattgcagcagccgcctaagcctccacccaaattgTTGTCCTCTTGACAACTCCTgagggcacactcacaaccacctctgcgatacaaaaatgatacaaaaaaTTACAATCGAAAACACAGGGttgacgaaggaatcataaaactatcgttatctgttagggtttgaatttaccgatgccgccataaccctacataacaatcttcaatcataccaCCCCCTTCTACGCTACGATACCTCCTCCCTACACATGAAAAAAACTGTGTGTTAACAGGCGATAACAATATACCCAGACAACTTGCGTTATGCATGTGGTCAACTTTTGTCCTCCCCTTCGAAgccacaaatattttgacaatgcatacctataagTACAATTGAAGCGCATCTCCTTCGCTCAATGATTCAACTGGGGACATTGTCATGCCACGATCGACATGAATTTACACCATTGAATATTTTGTTTCGCCTCCACCAGTGTGTTATGCACGCAGCTCTCGgatgaaatatattttcaattttcgcgatatcgagttttcattcaaaatttaaaaaaaaattaattgaaaactgtGCCCATAACGCGTGACCACTGATGTTAGTCGACTCGTGGACGCAATAAAGCGGGTTAGCCAAAAAAAGGGCCGCGTGgccattcaaaaaaataaaaataaaaattggcggTCACCGAAAATGTAAACTGCTTGGCCGGCAGTATGTTAACTGCCTTGCCCTATGTAACCGTCGCATCGCGGTGACAATGACCAGGAAAATGTTAACCGCAAGCAAGCTTTTCCATCAAACGCAAACTGGCAACATCATCCACGTTATCGCCACCGCAAATTCCTCCATGTCATATGTGGGTCCCAGGAATGTCGCTCTCATGGACTTGtcgtacttgaatggtatgccttcgaCATCATATAGAGGCAtgtcattttggagctagaatagctacaACCTTCAACTGGGGggatattttttattctaatgttgaaataaaatgatttatttcaaaaaggtGGATGACAACTTGCATTTGGagagatatttaaataaatttgatttatttaaattggagagggtttttaattaaatgtgaatttaatttaattaaatgggaaagggggatttaattaaataaaggtgatttatttaattaaaggttataaTGTGGCTagatgaattattttaaataaattgaataatttatttaattaatagaagaatgtgggggagattaattaaatagaggaattgatttaatggattaaataaatatttagatggtcagatttatacgtctacattaattatttaatttaattaatctaaattattaatttattttatttactttaatttaaaataaaatctacTAAACATATAAATCTATAAAATTGCAACTTGATTGGACTAAGCACAACACATGGAAGCCATTGAAAATACATGTCTTGaaacttatttaatttatttaatctcatttaagttatttaatgtattttttatttaagttatttaatttaaaataaaattgataaagtattATACTAATTTCAATATGTATTAGTTTACTTTAGGTTATTTTTAATTTACTTTTAATTATGTAATTTAATTCATGTTGTTTCaatttacttttaattattttatttaatttagtttaaaaCAAAATCCATAAATGTAGCGGATCTCATTTATAGTTCATTTTTCTCATAGAgtatttaaattgtttaaatttaccatgcaattttttttattaaactaaaaaataaaagtaaaagtaATAGTAAAGATACTTGTAATTATGACGAGTGTCAATTTTAATGAGAGGGTTTTATTGATGATTAATTtacttttaattataaaatttaattttctttaatttaaattaaaatccaCTTGTTTGATCCACTTTTAATTACTTGATTTTTCTAAATAGTTTTAATGGGTTCTTCTCTTTGGATTACAACCCTAGATTATATAACCCCTTTGAGTTTCATATAAAGGTTATCTAGAGGAGTATGTATCATAAGGTTGTCACCTCCCTTTTGAATCACATGCATTGACACCATTCACTTCTTAGGGAGTTTCCACAATTTAGGGTGTATCATGTGGGGGCAAACACTACCTTCCTATGCACTATTTGTATTCTTTCCCTTCCCTCGCACACTTCCAACATATACCTTCTACGCATATTTGGATATAGACATGATGGCATACATGACAATCAAACATCTTCATGTCCAATGCATTACCATTGCATAGTGCTTTTGTATTAAAAAATGTCTGTCTTAAAAATCTCTAATTAAATTTTGGGCAACTATTACACTTGGAGGGTTGCCAAGAGGCTTGTCCTTGATCTTAAGTTGGTTGTGATTTTGGGCATTTTGGTATTCTCATGTTATTGCTTCAACACAATTGAAGAGACTTTTGGCTAAGAGTTTCGAGCATGTGAATTAAAAACTATAATGGAGAAGATTCTATTTTGAAAGCATTAATGAAGTGATAAAAGCCTTCTATAAGAATGGTGTGTCTAGTATATCGCAAACCAATGTTATATAGTCCCATTTCCACAAGGAAATAATTTCTAATGTCTTGGTCATCTTTGTTTGAATCTTGGCCATTATACACCATTTTATTTAGTAACATGGATACAATATCATTGGTGCATTTCTTGAAGTTGCCAAATGAACTTGAGGAAGAATACTATGGATGAAGTTGGGTTAGTTCTTCCTCTTTGAAAGTTGTCTCTTGTTACAATTGTTTTATAAGTTAGTTTTATCTCTTCTTAGTTTGAATTGCATCATCAAGGATAAGATAAACATTAGTACCTTGTATCATGAGGTCTAAAAGATTCTCCATGGCAAGGTTGATAGATTTTTTATTTGACTAGGGCACATTATTCCATCATAGACTCTTACTTTCAAGATATTAATTTAGTTCAAGAAAGTATTGGCTCTTTTGAAAGAATTCTAAACATGTTGCTTCAACTtggaaattattttaatattttacttGTTGCTTCCATCATTGCAATGAAGTGATGTGCTAAGTACTAGTTGGGACTCAACAAGAAGCATAAGTTTAAACATGGCTTTActataacaccaattttttgaattaatgtgtgaaTCACAACATAATGATGTGgaagattttttttcaaatataaattgGTATTAAGAACTAAGAAAGTGGCATAGATAAACTCTAGGATATCACTTCTTTGAATTAGTGTAGGAACTAACAAAGTGATATAGAGAAACCATTGGATATTAATGATGTGGGGATCATGCTTTGAATTGTGATGAGCTTGGGATAAACATAAATGTCTATCCACACACTAACTAAATGATAATGAGTTAAATAAATATATGAGTTGTGTTGAAAAATATAGTAAAAATGGAAGAACAAACACAAAAGCAAAATAAATTAATTAGATATAAGATATTCATCTACAACATGTTAAATATACATATCTATACCTATTTGAACCTACATAAATTAACTAGATGAATTAACTTGTAGAATTGATactataacaaaaaaaaaagaagatataaaTAATGCTTATAACTGCAAAGATTAGACATGAGAACCACAAAAGACAGTTGAAATATATATAGTAGCTAAAGACCCTGTTTTacattacaaatcaatatcatacACATGCTAAACAAGCTTTAGGCGATAAAAGCTTGTGCATAACCATGTAGACAGAGAGAAAGAGATTGAGAGTATGTTCAAACTGCCTATATACTATATAACCCTCTATATTCTATATTGTAAAAGCTTGTGCACAACCGTTTAGACAGAGAGAAAGAGACCGAGTATGTTCAAACTGCCTATATAGCATATAACCCTCCATATACTATATTGGGAAGCCTATGAAAAAGCCCCTCTGAAGGCCTTACTTTCTTGCATGCTTAAACCCTTCGACAAACATCCCCTTCACAGATCACTTCTGCTGGCTTGTCCCCATTTTCAAAATCCTTGCCTCGTGTCTACTGTTTCTCATTTTCATCAGACTGGTTATCCTTCAAAGCACAATCTGGATGAAGATCAAAATCACATTCTTTGCAGTACAAAGACCAAGCACTCCCTTCTTCCCGACACCCATCACAGATATAGGACTTTCTCTGAATCAAATTCAGAGAATGCTCATGCAGGTCATTCtttgtttcctttggatatttttCTGCTGCTACTTCCATTTCTTTCTCCAGCTCTACCAGGCGGGCATCAGTAAAGGGATAAGCCTTGGCCCCATGGACAGAAATAATGTCACTGGCATCTGTTGTCACAGTTTTTCCATCAGGGCCAACTATGACCAAAGATGGAATTACTTCAATGCTGAAGTACCGGCTTAGATCCTTCTTCACTTTGTCTCCAAATGGAAGAGCTAACCATGGCATGCTTGCATAATACTCTTCAAAGGCTTCTTGGTCTTTGTCACTAGAGAGGAAAACAATCTCAAAGGCTTCTCCATTTTCCTTGAGCTTATTGTATACTTGAACAAGCTCTGGTGTGAATCGTCGGCAAGGTGTGAACCAATGAGCAGAAAAATATAAACCAACCGTTTTGCCTGTAAGCTCAGAAACTGGCACCTGCGGCAGATTCAAGGTCAAGAATGATCATCTCATTTATTGCTTTACTAAGTTACTAACGCACATATCGGTGGCTTGCACCAATTGTACATGTAAAAGGGTTAGTTAGAAGCTAGGGCTCCAGATGGGCATTACAATACCCTTAATCCAATAACTACACTATAATATGAATTGGTTCTTTTGCTAATCCAATGTTGATGGAGGTGAAGCTAGTTGATTACAAATATGACAACTGTAATATCTTAAAATAGATATAAAAGTTAATGACTTGAGATTTCCACAGGTAAACATTTCAATGATGCATCTGGATACAACTGTGTTAGAACTTTTTCCCCCGCCGATGTTTCAAGTCCTTGGGGACCTTTTGGAAGAAATAAGCAGATTCTGAAAGAAGGCTTAAATTTTTTCGAGGGGAAAAGTGGAATCCAGAAGCAGACTCAAAACGGTGGAAGGAAACTGTGGAGACTTGAAACATTAAAAGGAGAAAACAGAGTCTGGAAGTGAGAATGAAAATGTTGGAGGGAAAATGATAGACAATTGTATCCAGACACATTTTGGAAATATAGTTGTTGTTGCTAAAAGAATAGAATTGGTGTCTTTCAAGCCCTACCACAGATAACATTATAACGTTATCTGTGGAATGAAACCTTAGTTTAGTACAATAAATTGAGGTTATAGAGAAACCTGCATGTGCGGTGAATAACATGGGTGGTTAGTTCATCAGAATGAATCAGATTGAACTTAATAAGCTATGGATTACATCGAGCCTAACATTCAAGGTAGGGCTATTTATGTTTCTTGTATTGTATTTGTCATTGAAGAATCTTATGGAATTTAAGGATAGTTGTATGGTGAAACCCTGCATGAATAGCTGAGCATATGGTGCATCTTTTTCAATTCTTGGCATTCCCGTGTTTTGGTTTCTCTTTGAACTGATCTAACTGTTAAGAATAGCTGCAGGTGAAATTACAGAAGAAAAAAAACTCCAAAACTAGTGATTAAGGGTTCAGGCACATACCTTTCCACCACTGTTTGTGATAACAAAATCGCGCTCATCAGAGACTAGCAGGGATTCCAAGGTCTGTGCAGCACGAATAGCTTCCTCTTTggctttgagttcatccaatttctCCTTTGTAAATGGATAAAGTTCAACACCATGATCCATGACCAGTTCCACTGCTTCTGTTTGTAATGTTTTCCCATCTGAACCAAGCACAATCAAGGTTGGGATGCCTTCAATTTCAAAGTGTCGCTCCAGATAATTCGCCTTTTGATCACCATAAGGCAGAGCAAGCCATGGCATGCTTCCAAAATATTCTTGGAAGGACTCTGTATCTTGGTCACTGGAGATAAACACAATCTCCAATTCCTCACCTCTGCTCTTCAGATCATTGTAGAATTGTATAAGCTTTGGAGTAAACTCTCTGCATTGGTAACACCAGTCAGCTGAGAAACAGAGACAAACAGTCTTGCCTACTAGCTCCAATATAGGCACCTATTAAGGAGGAAcaagtcaaattttagtaatttcCATAGATTTGTATGTGATATCATTTGTAAATTTTACTACAACTTGTATTATAAAGATGTGGCATGtctatataataaaattaaaataaactatTCAAAAACAGGGGAATCCTTAATTCCATAATAGTATCAGGCATAATATAAAGTTATCATCAGAAAATATAATCCTCGACTTAGATCATGATAACATAAATCTTATTCACTTTTTTATCTCCATTGCCAATGACAAAATCTCTGTCAGGAGAGACAAGAAGAGAATTCAAGGACTGTGAAATCCTAATGGTCTCCTCCGCAGCTTTAAGTTCAGCAAGCCTCTCTTTGCTAAATGGATATGCCTCTGCACCATAATCTCCAATGATACTTACACCATCACTTTAGATAGTTTTGCACTTCTGGTCTAAAAAGATAAGGGTGGGAATGCCTTCGACATCAAATTCCTGATCAAGTTTCTCTTTGGCCTGCTTATCTGAAAAATGGCAAGGCAAGCCATGGCATGGTCTTGTGATACTCTTCAAATGATTTCTCGTCTTTATCGTCAGACACAGACGATCTCAAAATCCCCATTCTCCACTAACTTTGTATACACTTCTGAAAGAACAGGAGTGAATGTCCTGCATGGAGGACACCGGTGGGCAGAAAAATACAAACCTACTATTTTCCCTTCCACTTCGTCTACTTTAACCTGAAATTTTTTAAACAACCATATCTGAATGATAAATCACCACAAACTGAATGCAAAAGAAAACAGTAATTGTAAACCATTTTGAGGATCACACTTAATGATCTATCATTAAAATGAAAGAAGATATGTCCATTATCAAATTTAATCTAAGAACAATAATGGGCTCAATAGAAAATTTAATCAAGTAATTATAGCAAATTCAATCTTACAGAACACAATGCCAATTACCAAGCAGTATTTTTAATCTATCAGAACAGAGTACCTCTTTTAATCTTTAAAGGATATACCCATAAGAATATGGTTTTATATCCCCATTACCCAAACACAAATTCAATCCAAATGGACATAATCTTGTCTACCCACATGTGTCATGTACACAGGAGAAAGGTATGATTTTCTAAATTCAGAAAATATATAAGAAGAAAACTTAAAATTAGGAAAATTTGAATCAGAAGAAAAGAAGTGAACTAGCACATGGAAATAGTGTGCAAAACCCTCAATACTGAAACCCAAATGGTGAAAAATCACACATGTTCTCCATTGTTTCTGATCAAGAAATCTCTTTCTTCAGTGCAAAGCAGAGACCTCAAGCTGTGTTGGGTGTTAGGCTCAGCCATCGTATACAATGTAATGGTTAGTACTTCTCACAAAATAACTCTCTGGGCTTCAAAACTTATGAGGCATGTTGCAATGACAATCCTATCCTCCCTTTTGTAATGCAGTTGCTTAATGGAGAAGAAAGATAAATGCCGTTTTACAGTGCAGAAGTCTAAGAGGCATACTTGATGGAGAAGAAAGATAAATGCCAAGTCTAAGAGGCATATTTAATGGAGAAGA
This window harbors:
- the LOC131027779 gene encoding probable nucleoredoxin 1; the encoded protein is MAEPNTQHSLRSLLCTEERDFLIRNNGEHVPILELVGKTVCLCFSADWCYQCREFTPKLIQFYNDLKSRGEELEIVFISSDQDTESFQEYFGSMPWLALPYGDQKANYLERHFEIEGIPTLIVLGSDGKTLQTEAVELVMDHGVELYPFTKEKLDELKAKEEAIRAAQTLESLLVSDERDFVITNSGGKVPVSELTGKTVGLYFSAHWFTPCRRFTPELVQVYNKLKENGEAFEIVFLSSDKDQEAFEEYYASMPWLALPFGDKVKKDLSRYFSIEVIPSLVIVGPDGKTVTTDASDIISVHGAKAYPFTDARLVELEKEMEVAAEKYPKETKNDLHEHSLNLIQRKSYICDGCREEGSAWSLYCKECDFDLHPDCALKDNQSDENEKQ